In the Colias croceus chromosome 1, ilColCroc2.1 genome, atagttACGAACCTATAGAATACTCAAATtctcaataaaacaaatatttcatcATTCGATTTCACATTGACCAGCTGTTACTTTTGGGAATAGTTAGGTTTCCTACATCCGTATTTCTTATGAGCTTATACATAAGCTTTTGTAAAACATGACGtacttatatatgtattaatattcatataaataataagtacctaccacACTATGAttgaacaaattaaaatggaTGCATTTCCACATGAGTAGGTTATGTACGTCTATCACAAATAAACTTCTGTAATAAAGAGCTCCCAAGTGGTTGCCATTGTGACCTAAACATAAAAGCAATAAGCAATCatttaatgataatttaaaagtagttATTCAAGCGTCGGACAGAAATAAAGCTACAATACCCGCATTGATTGTATAAAATTCCTATAGAGTATGGACGCGAACATTCAATTTTTAGAAGGACCATTGACCAGTATTCACGAATCACAATAGTTACCAACcgttaaaataacacaaataaaaattatcccACATAGAGCACAGTCCGCTACATGctatcaaaatattcatataccGATTTATTACcaaacatttttcataataagtgAATCTATGTACCTAACTAtatggaaatatattttgtaaactgATGATGGAAATGACGGTTTGCTTCCCTtgtttctaattattattaagtataatttatttataataaggtaCCTTACAGCTAGTGATAGTATTATGaaagttattatttcaatacacaCAGAGCGGCTAGTATACGATATGAAGTATATTTATAGCTGCCCCACGCAGTAGTGACGAGGTGCGCGGGAGACGCCCATTCCAAGCTTCTATTCCAGGCGGACCTTGTTCCAACACATGAATATTAAATCATGATAGCTTTCCAACCTTAAACTAGTTTAGTGGTTTTGATtagtaatatataagtaaatataataaaattattttgcacACCTCAGAGAGTTTAGTACTCTATTATCACTAAATCAGAAAATCACGCTCCACTCATCTTAAATAATTTCCACCAACTTTATacagtttttataaattatagataaTCATAAGTagataactacatattattattatttcaatcacagtaaaataattaattagtttttgTGAGCAATTCCTTCTCTTCATTTTCCTTCTTGTActaatttggtatataaattaGGTACATGTATTATAACGATCTTTCAGAGATTTGTTTATAAAGTatagttttcaatatttttgggTGTTCTCGGTCTCTGTTcggaaaaaaatgtttgaaccAAGTCTCCCCAGCTGttcaacaaaaaacaaaacaacagaaattctattgaattttaaatgaacCTATCTTGCtttgtttctttttcattctataggtaCAAACTTGAACTCGAATATGCTTTATAGGTTTAATAAATTCTCGCCGTAACAGTACCAAATAAACTCGTCTTAACCATATATAAAATTGCAATGGACATCCATGTGTAAAATGAAACTGTTCATGAAACGAGGAGGACGACATACCTACTAATTacttgtttaaatatattttgaagttACTTGCTAACGGATTACAATTGTTTGGTTACACAACTATTGCCGGTAAAATACGCATTATTTTGATGGATTTTTATGAGTGGTTTTTTTAAAATACGATTAACTATAAATTCCACAGGTAGGTAGACAACCTTTATTTAAACTTAAGCTAAGTTTAACATCGGTCAGTTTTTTTCAAAGTTGCATTCCTGTTTTACgttgtttttgtatattttatttttactaggTCGAAAAATATTACTTGCCAATACGAAGTACCTATGCGACAAGTATGCGACCGACCGTTTTCTTAGCTAACTAGCAGTTTGTACATACTGGTTTTTACCACATTTTTACCTACGTTgcattgttataaaattatacatagataCGTACTTGATTATATACTACTACCTACCTCTACAATCATTTTCCTATACGATTGGTATACctattaggaaaataaaataggtacctaggtaggtatgtgatattttttacagattttgctaaagcaataatttaaataaaacgtctgacgtttattaaattcataagTTAATTTAGCTTgcgtattaattaattaacataattaatacttaatgGTAGCAAGTAGCaacttattaggtatattaacgTTCTTATTTTACTCAcaccaataattaatttaatatttaatacaattatggATAAGTAATTAAGGCGAGAAAAAGTAAAACCTAGTAATAGATCAATCAGTATCCGGGTAAATTGACTTTATCTGGGCCGGTAACGGCACCTAAACTGTAGTGGCGCTCGAGCCGACGAAGCAACCAAACCATGACCTTAAACTCAACATGCCCCACTTTACCAAGTCTTTttgccacagataatatatactgAACAATAAAAGATGCAACAATAGCACGAATTATCCATGGATTCTTTCCAGTAATTCTTGTCATCGTACATGTAACGTAACACGCaccaattaaaacaattaaaaaacttgATGTAATTGTACAAATGAAATTCACTAAACCGctaaaaataaactgaattgagttttatttttatgcgtTTAAAGAAatgttcattaattatttattttcgataAATCGCGTGCGCAATGCCTCTACACaaggaaaatattgaaaatattataaataaacgtattGTTTACTGACAGAAGCAGAGTAAAATCACTGCTGTTAAATGAAGATGATTGCACACATGGTTACGGTCCAACGGTTGCTACTGCAATTAAAAGAAACATCTTTCTCAAATGAGCCTAATATGACAAACTTTAATGCTTGGTAAAATCTAGATAACTGAAACAAGTAAGAATCcagtttattgttaatttaatcATGTTCAAGTAAAGcccaaaatataatatgtaattctaGTATCACAAATGTTGTTAATCAAATACCAGAAAATAGTatggtatataataaatatctaggtataaattatatacaagttataacaaaaaaataataacacttGTATTGCAAGGATTTTTCACTTTCAAGTACTTACTTGAGGTGGAAGGTATATTGAATATTACCGGATCTAAGTcactagaaaataaattttattttattgagattTAACCTCTAGAtctagaataatattttatttatacataagaAACTAATGAAAAATTCCTCTGAAGCATCATCATAacaaaagaaatttaaaaatagtaaaacatAACAACAAACTGAGAACCTTCCGCTATTTTTGAGAAGGTccgttaaatattataatagtcaATTAGAAGCAATGTactctacaataattatacacaAATATTGCTTTGTTTTTGCTTGGATAGTATTTAAAGAGTACTGTTAATGGTTTGTATAACTTCAATACAATTTGGAATGGTGTCAAATCAAATTggtgattttttattacatctgACTTGCCacttaaatcatattataacaaaaatattttgtttcaaatattaacTAAAACATTGCAACTATAATATGAAgctaaattttttgtttaaaatagatattatacagACAAGAAAATCAAAAAGCCAATAACAGTTCCGGCGTTAACtctttgttaatttttgcGTATCTCATGATGATGcatagttaaatttaaaaaatatatatataataaaataaacaaacaagatCAAAGGCACACTAGAATTAGCAGAGCACAgcaataattgtaaaaaaatgcatATCTATGCACATATACAAGATATACAAACAGAACAAAACCTCACCTTTGTGCTAGAAATATGCTCCTTAGTAACGTTAAAAAAGGTTACCTTGTAATTCCATGAATAAAACTTCACATATTAATCTCCcacttaaaacttttattatagatattttgttatatgtattatcACAAATCCTGGTAgatttttaaaacacaatCACGCCTCGACAAATCTTAAGTCTGTATTTCCTTGATTATTGATttctcataatataaacataatttacacaataaaacacaatttgcATATGACTTAGGTGTAAAACGCTTACTCATTGCACTTCACTCTACACAATCATATAAGATTATTGCATATTTGGATGGCTTTTTATTCCCTAAAACCGTCCTTGTCCTTTCACATTATAATCtcatgaaataatatatatgtacaaAGTTGacttacattaatttacaatacattattattgttgCTTACAATGACAACTGTTGCAACATGTTTCTTTGTTTTCAGAAAAGAAAATTAAGCTATTTTGATTCTGAACCTTTAATAatacatgtaaaaaaaatccctTTAAATGATGTTTTGTTTTGATTCCACATGATAATGGTTATTGCGGGAGTATCTACCAGTACTaaagtatgaaaatataagaTAAAGCACCTCGATTGGACAATGGTATGTATCAAAGATATTAACAACTTGATATGACGCGCATCGCGATCGCTAAGGGTCCAGCGATGGGGGCCGGCACGCCGCCGCCCAGGCTGCCCTGGAGGCGAACAGCCGTCGGGCCGAGGAGAATACACTTCCACCTCGCCCTTGCAGTCTTACGAGAAATAAATGCCACATTACACTCTAATTATTAAAGCACTGTACAACAACAAtaagttttcttttctttttcaggACTAACGTTCATTTCACGCACGATTTCCGCGAACATTTCGTTGACATTGGTGCGGCTTTTAGCAGAAGCCTCAACAAACGGGCAGCCCCACATCTGAGCTAGAGCAGACCCCTCGGCTTGTGACACTTCGCGCTGGTGTTCCAAATCCGCTTTGTTACCGACTAACAATATAGGCACGCGCTCAGAACCCTTCACGCGCGTAATCAATTCCTTCATTGGTTTAATATCTTGGAACGTCTGGTGATTTGTTAACGAATACACTACTACAAATCCTTGGCCATTCTTTATATACAGATCTCGCATAGACGCGAATTGTTCAGTGCCAGCAGTATCCAAAATTTCTAAAACACATGGAGAATTGTCTACTTCAATTTCTTTCCTATAGAAATCTTCTATTGTGGGGTCATACTTTTCCATGAAACATCCGCTCACAAACTGCACGGTTAAAGCACTCTTCCCGACCCCACCCGAACCCAACACAACTACTTTGAATTCGCGCATTATTATATTGCAAAAATAACACTTTCCAGTCTTCTTACGAcgtttaaaaacgtatttccACTTTGTGCTATAAAAATGTCATTGCTATGTTGGTTTATGACTCACTCGGATGTGATCACTGAGGAACGTTCACGTAGAGAATGATaactaaaatatgataaacagCGACGCCATTTTAGTTTGATGAGTAACAAAACATCTGTGTTTGCATCGCGACACTCGATTTTCAGTTTTCACTTTACTACACCCGAAGCTATAAACGCGGAAGCAACATCTATTCAACTGAATCGCTGAATGCTGGAATAGGCAGCAGCAGCAGGTTGGTCAATGCACTCAATTGCAATGGTTTGATTGGTGAATGGAGTTTAGTCAAAACCGGATGGCAATGTtgcaatatataaaaaaaatggtacATTATTATTCTTCAGAATCTTTAAAGctatattttgatttgatattactaaaataaatgatttctaTAGTATCCTGAATTCAATAATATCTCATAtggattttataattttgctaAAGTGTTTAGGCCGAATAGTCATTTGCAAACaaaatatagtacctataatgACTGGTTTAAAAAACCGGAAAATaggaatatttttgaagaagaaaaagaaaaatgaaaattattttattgtcgtGATTTCTTGAACTTGAAACtgtgattttaaaaacttattacagattcttaatatttacaaatgaaTTCAgacactatattatttatctgtgtTCTCATACATCCTCGGCATCGATTATAGTATACTTAATCTGTGCTCGGCATACAAATTACAACAGACAACTGTCGAATTGACATTTTCCATGGCTGCTGATAGCTGtcataaatttgtttttctaaataaaaataaataaataggtaattgaGTAGGTATTAAGATTTTTCAGCgtgagtaaaaataaattatgaacatCGTTATTTTCAGACTTTAGATGTTGGTATACTTAGATGAAAAACACGGAATAGGTATTTGACTGACATGATTACTGTCGCTCGGTATTGAGTTCAGAAATCATATACAAGCAGGCAAAGACCGACTATAATTTGCGATTCTCTAACTCGTATCCAGAGCGAGTTTTTGCGagatttctataaatattggTAGTCAGGTAGGTACTCAGGTATGTTCTCAttctatttatgttttatacaaatatataccTACGCTTTATATCCTCACattatatttctaaatttgtagtaattttatgcataaataattattcaatttaaaatattccggTAAAGTTGTAATTTGTTGTTTATACAGGAAACTTTGTAcggaaaaatttttttgaaagtaaataaataatgggCAAAGTTTTgtgatacatattttatttctttaaataaaattgtagtttTTCAGGATGCCcattatcaattaaatactCGATGTACCTACTGTACTCTATCAACGGtgattattgttataaaacttCCATCAGCTGCACAATATTATAGCAcaaactatttaattatttcataatagtATGCTAAAAATTGATTAATGGTCTCCACTCTGGTTGTATACAAGTTAAAATTACATCAAGTAACTTAGCTTTacatttaagtattaaatctgtagaagggtcaattctgtacattgaaaatattgaaaaaataaatagcagcgggtgttactggatcaataccaaacccaaatatgtgattaaaaaaatttttgtcaggtctgtctgtatgtgaaggcatcacgggAAAACtgacggttcgatttcgatgaaacttggtattattataccttattatcctgggcataaaataggatactttttatcctgggaaaatacgtagaaaaaaaaattaatatttcagtTTCCTCCATAGaagttgttctgtagaaccgcgaacacacggtCATTTACGGgtctaatattaatttagtgaGAAACGTCTTCCCAGTTcaaatttgagaaataaaccatccgcGCGGATGTCAGTCTTCGCGtggaagtcgcgggcggaagctagttgttattaaattgCCACAATcacagtttaatttaatttgaagacaaaaaaaatataagtaaaaattaacatGTGCTGAATAagaatttaagtaaataactaattaatattttaaaattcaaataataaaaaaaaataacagctATGTATAACAAATTCTATTGaggaaaatacataaaactatGATTTGACTTGTTTGCTAAACCCTTTTAAATGACAACTCATAAGGAAAGgattgtaaatttattgagTAACCATACCATTCCATTATAGttagaatataatacttactgTACATATTGcacaatacataaaaaataaagtgagaaatatagattaatttatctaatatagaatagaataattatctaaaatatagattaattTTCAGACAATATGTCCCACAAACCAACACCATATAGTCCAAATTTTCCTGCTAGTCAGGGTTATGCCCCGCCAGCAGAAGGACAGAAACCAAATGAGAGCTACCCCATGAATCCTCAAGTGGGATACCCTGGACCACCACCTTCCCTGCCACCTGGCGCTCAGCCATTACCTGGCATGCAGCATGGGTTTCAGCCAGGATTCCAACCTGGCTTTCAACAAGGTTATCAGCCTGGATTTCAACATGCATATGCTCCTGGCTACCCACATCCACAGCAAGGATATCCAGCGCCTATTGTTCAGCAACCTGGACCAGCACAAGCTCCaggtaaaaatattgatttaaagaaattaagttaataattaCATGATACTTTACTTAATTGTAAAAGAATGCAAGTGGGGCATGGAGGGATAATATCAGCCTTCTATTCAATTAGTTGGGTATGCATAAGTTTATTACTTTTTCCTAGAAAAGATGTAAAAACCCATAGCTgatttataagaaatattttctatagaaGCAAATTATCTCCAGTTCCTTAAATCAATTGTTGAGTAAACTAATAACTAAATTGtcattataacaaaattaagaaataaaggATATGTATTGACTAGGTATTTCCCTAAAATAGTTCAAAAGTGCATGTTATATATTTCCATATCAATATCATGGGAAATCCATAATGAACACTTTCtcttaaacattatttcacaCTCATTACTATTCAGTAATTTGTATATATCATTGAgtgataaaactttatttctgGCTGCTAAAATAGTTTATAATGatgattaatttaataaataagcaaaTTTCAGTAACATTATTGGAAATTGTTCAATCTTACTTTTAACATTAGTTGTATTTAAGGTAATTACTCTTTAAAGATAATGATGTTTACCAAGTACAATTTCAAGGCATGCACTTGATAGGTAACATAATAGCATTATATTCCattaaagtatagatagcAGTACTGCTTTTTgttgcaaacaaataaaattaatttctcaattatttgaaaaatgtgtattaatttttaataatgcaaatcttcaaaaatagtgagaaaaataattttgatatacTTTTTGAAGAAACACAAGAGAAAGTTAAGAAGCCAGTGATTAACTCAAAGTTCAAACGATTGTTTACCTTTAAACATAAAAGgttaacaaatttaaaagataaacatGTACTTGTGGAAACATTCAATATTCCCAATGTGAAACGGACATTTCATCGTTTGTATAAAGTAGTGTTTAAATCtagtgaaaataaatatgaaaagttTTTGTCTGAGGATGAAATAAGGTTCCAGTATCCTATAATTGATACTAAAACAGTGGTGGAGggcatataatttattggcatttatacctatttatatattttgtataaaatatattgaaataatgataTGAAGGTTTTGTTTGTGTTATGGGTTGTGTTGACTGTTGTGTTgtaattcatataaatgtaagtatttataacaatatgaacgataaatgtttatttattgataaaatatcatcATCTTCGATTCCATATTTGCTCATAGATACATATGTGTATTGAACTTTGGGACAGCATGTATATGTACTTTCGACATGATCATGAGTTGCTTCTAACGGTCAATATGCGCAAATGATTTTCAGGTGGTTGGATGAGTATTCCGCAAGGGCTAAGCAACTGTCCGCCGGGCTTGGAATACCTTTCTATGATTGATCAGCTGCTTATCCATCAAAAGGTGGAGCTATTGGAACTTTTTGTTGGTTTcgaaacaaataataagtacACAATAAAGAACGCGATTGGGCAGAAGGTGTATTACGCTATTGAAGACAATGATTGCTGCACCAGGAACTGCTGCGGCCCGATGCGTCCTTTCGATATGAAGATCATGGATAACTTCCGTAATGAGGTAACTACATGTAATTTTAATGACCACTGTCGCTAtaattttccttatttttaaattaattactgaAACTTTTCAAATTGATCACTTAATTTAATACTCCGgcttaaataaacttaactattatttttgaagACTATTGAGCAATATGGTTGATTTGCGTAATTTTAAGTACACTTGGAATATCGTAAAGTCTGTTAATTTGCTTTATATCCGGGACCCAGATGCCAATCGCTTTCTAACATTATCAACCACGTtgatatgtaatttatttttattcgacTTTTTTGTatcttaattttgtaacaaaataaatttccaGGTGATACACCTAAACCGTCCGCTCGCCTGCGACTCATGCTGGTGCCCATGCTGGTTGCAAAGCATGGAGGTATCCTCTCCCCCCGGCACCGTGGTGGGCACCATAGAACAGGAGTGGTCTATTTGTAAACCGTGCTATGTGGTTAAGAATACCATGGGCGAAGTGGTGCTGAGAATTAAGGGACCCGTTTGTACGTTCTCGATTTGTGGCGATGTCGAGTTTAATGTGAGTATgcttgttaatttttgattgGATTTAATTGGACTACACTACATTTTGGCGTTTTAATGGTGACAAAAATGGTAGGAATTCTTGGagtgggtagaatgtattagccacataacattgtaattaaaacatctaggatctgtaactacattcttgcaaataaatataatttgaatttgaatttggagAATTTTAAATAGGCGACTCGTTATAGTACTTATTTTGCGCtgtaattcatataatattcgGTTATTAAATCAGTTGTTGTGTGGTCAATTTATGCCCACCTGAAGACCCCGGCTTATGAAAGCATTTCATCATTTATCATTTACCTATAGGGCCACTAAATCAGCAGTGAATTTGGAATTACTATAAATGTTTACTTTCAAGTTTTAATGAACATGAATtaagaataaagttttaactatttttaatgCTCTGATAGCAGTACTACTtacagtaatttataattatttataggtttgatatgaaataaatttacgTCAGTGTAGTATAATCTAGCAAGTAACTGGCAACTTGGAGATATCATTGTACagtcataatttaatttatatttatatgaatgatTGCATCATATTATCGGAACCTAGTATAAAATGAATACGTAGATGTATTCCATTGAATCCTGACGCATAAATCGAAACCTAAACCATGTTTACaccaaattattaattacactgTTACGGTTGTTTTTCAAATACTTTCGtctagataaattaaattgccATTTTATACAACCGTAATCTTCGAAATGGTGgggattataatattataacactaAAATATATCTGGCATGATGcgagaaaaatatgtatatcctGTAGTaattacaaacaataaaatgtagttACTAGTTAATCAATAGTAGGTATAGAGTACCAAGCCCATATTTGTGTctgtgtattttaaataacagaagtaaatacaatatatttcaaatgaaAACCTTCATCAATATACCCTCTTAAGTATGTAATTACATAGTGGGTATTAGAATAACTATAGTCTACACCTTCTCTCCttgaattaattacatttgttatttcattatagttattggaattgttatttattttttgcaatagataaaTGCTGacctaataataaacaacaagATAAAGTGCagtgtttatttaaaactaagtTTATGTATTTATCGTGATAATGTTACAGAGTTGCTTAGGggttattgtaattaatattataccgaAGTTACTAGaattgtttgaatattttctgaaataaacaaaaagcccggtaaaataacgataatttttatcaactaacatatttttatttcacgcgatattttatattatttattttctctttaaaAGTGAAATTGAATGAAAGAAAGCGATGTAGCGtttgaatgaaatataataataacatttcgAATTTGTTCAAAAACCATTTGGAtaggttaatattatattacttacattattttattatataatatattcgaaaaaatgaaaattattttttattcctaGCCCAAAAAGCCCATACGACCGAAAGTCCTGTATTGTGTCCTGCACTTTGACATTAATACTACgtgaatattttcatttttttttcattattttagataTACTCGAAAGATGGTGAGACCAAAGTTGGAAAAATCACCAAGCAATGGTCCGGTTTGGCTCGGGAAGCATTCACAGATTCCGACTACTTTGGAATCACTTTCCCCATGGATTTGGATGTCAGGATAAAAGCCGTTTTGTTGGGAGCATGCTTTTTAAttgtaagttatatttattatttgtctttcgtaacaaaaacaatttttattttaatttacacgAAATCTTTAACTATAGGGTGTCTCAGAATGTTTTTcgttttttaatatgaaataaaaataagaacatTAACTTACAGACTACAAGACTACACAGATACAAACTAGTTTTATTTAGCATCAAATTAAAGGGCAAttcatgaattttatttatgaaaaacgaTCGTTTGCAAATGCGCCCCATTAGTTTGTTCACACTCGTTTAGTCTGGAGTTAGAATTTTAAATCACTCGCTGGAGCATTGGTCTTGGATTAGCGTTGATTTATTCAGTGATTCTTTGCTTCAAAGCATTCAAGTTGGGTGGCAATGGATTGTTAACTTTACTTTTTAGATAGCCCCACAGAAAAAAATCAACAGTTGTTAAATCTGGGCTTCTTGGTGGCCAAGAGATGTCTCCTCCTGAATTTCATTGTCCTGCAGAATTTGACTCGTTTAGCAGGATCATCGGGCTCCATTTctttaacaataacaatttaataaggGCGAAAATGCAAATCTTGGGAAATAATGCTATGCACCGTggatttgttaaaatttaaggAAGTTGTGCGCAATCGTAGTGCCTGTCGCGAGTCGTCCATAACAGACTGGCAAACGCGGTCGACGTTCATGCTCGTTCTCGATGTTCTTTTGCGCCCCGTTGATTTATCCGGCATCGTGTTCCCAGTCTCTTCAAACTTACGCACCCAATGCTTGATCAAATTAGCACTTGGCACATTTCGTAATGTTGTTATATTGAATTGTATCCTATATACGCCGAACAATAGTGTACGAATCGTTGTTTTTGTAAAGCGATCGCACGCCAGACGCTCGCTGCGATCCCATGTAATTACTCATCATTTCTAAACTACAGAAACCCGCCAAGCGTTTGAGACCTCTCCCCTCCCCCCACTATCAGTGGTTGACGGCATAACGGTCAGTTGAAAAACGAAAAACATTCtgagacaccctgtatttattattttcgaaGGTTGCCTGGGAGAGCTGGCTTAGAgccataaggccgccatttgtacatttaaatcaattaagaTATTTATACAGTAAGATAGATCAGTGGGTttagtaggtacaataaagaataaataaataaataaaatataaatattcagcTCAAAAAAATACGTATATTTTTTCGAGAATAAGCGAAAACTTCTGATAAATGGTTGGCGGTAATTTAATGAAGTACAAATTGGAACGAGTAAAATTCAATTgctattacatatttaattaggtacctattaatataaaaatatctcacaCACTTTCTGATAACATTGCTAATGAATGtaacattattaatgaatgaTGATTTTAAGTATCTAAAAAAGCTCcttaataggttttatcttGTTAATATGAACATTAGTTGATTAAATAATCTACTAGTATTAAAGGTGAAACTATTCTAGTGCAATTTAACGGGCTTATACTGTTAATGAGAACTCCAGTAGTTAGTACTAGCTACTACTACCCGTGTCGTCCCTCGCGTGGTACTTACCTGCCCGTGAAAAAAGTAGAACTAGAATTCTAGAACTTTTCCTGCGTAAACCTTAATCTCATGG is a window encoding:
- the LOC123696545 gene encoding ras-related protein Rap-2c → MREFKVVVLGSGGVGKSALTVQFVSGCFMEKYDPTIEDFYRKEIEVDNSPCVLEILDTAGTEQFASMRDLYIKNGQGFVVVYSLTNHQTFQDIKPMKELITRVKGSERVPILLVGNKADLEHQREVSQAEGSALAQMWGCPFVEASAKSRTNVNEMFAEIVREMNVSPEKEKKTYCCCTVL
- the LOC123695798 gene encoding phospholipid scramblase 2 isoform X1 — encoded protein: MSHKPTPYSPNFPASQGYAPPAEGQKPNESYPMNPQVGYPGPPPSLPPGAQPLPGMQHGFQPGFQPGFQQGYQPGFQHAYAPGYPHPQQGYPAPIVQQPGPAQAPGGWMSIPQGLSNCPPGLEYLSMIDQLLIHQKVELLELFVGFETNNKYTIKNAIGQKVYYAIEDNDCCTRNCCGPMRPFDMKIMDNFRNEVIHLNRPLACDSCWCPCWLQSMEVSSPPGTVVGTIEQEWSICKPCYVVKNTMGEVVLRIKGPVCTFSICGDVEFNIYSKDGETKVGKITKQWSGLAREAFTDSDYFGITFPMDLDVRIKAVLLGACFLIDFMFFEKTGNHESDGPGML
- the LOC123695798 gene encoding phospholipid scramblase 1 isoform X2; amino-acid sequence: MSIPQGLSNCPPGLEYLSMIDQLLIHQKVELLELFVGFETNNKYTIKNAIGQKVYYAIEDNDCCTRNCCGPMRPFDMKIMDNFRNEVIHLNRPLACDSCWCPCWLQSMEVSSPPGTVVGTIEQEWSICKPCYVVKNTMGEVVLRIKGPVCTFSICGDVEFNIYSKDGETKVGKITKQWSGLAREAFTDSDYFGITFPMDLDVRIKAVLLGACFLIDFMFFEKTGNHESDGPGML